A single genomic interval of Phycisphaerae bacterium harbors:
- a CDS encoding DUF2254 domain-containing protein, translated as MWTKLGNFWDTLRTSYWFVPTGMAVGTVVLWVVMIRIDRNVPPGYTGTAWWVYGGGMEGAREVLSTVAGSMITVAGVVFSITMVALTMAAQQFGPRLLRSFMRDRGNQVVLGTFVSTFLYCLLVLRTVREGRDGEFVPQIAVTVAVGLAILSIAVLIYFIHHASMSLQSTSVVLAVSRDADQVIERVYPKELSPQEREQDQQPTDGEAESTQAESSSVRANVSGYLQVVDESSLIGLAQERDLVVTLSHRPGDFVVRDAEVAKVWPADRLDQEVEDAVRDALVIGKHRTSARDIAFVISQFSEVAVRSLSSSINDPYTATECVDRLGAALSKLAGRSMPQRYSHDERGRLRLIHKPNTFMTIANETIGDIRPHCRHSKMVTLRLLEMIEEVARHVHRNEDCDVLRRQAVMIERGSREGIEEEWDRQEVRERYDRAMQSLEWQGRHEEPVVV; from the coding sequence ATGTGGACGAAGCTGGGAAATTTCTGGGACACGCTTCGGACGAGCTACTGGTTCGTGCCGACGGGGATGGCCGTGGGAACCGTCGTGCTCTGGGTTGTGATGATCAGGATCGATCGCAATGTGCCACCGGGGTACACGGGAACCGCGTGGTGGGTCTACGGCGGAGGCATGGAGGGCGCGCGGGAAGTGCTCTCAACGGTAGCCGGATCGATGATCACCGTGGCGGGCGTTGTCTTTTCGATCACGATGGTGGCCCTGACGATGGCGGCCCAGCAGTTCGGTCCGCGGCTATTGCGGAGCTTCATGCGGGATCGGGGCAATCAGGTAGTGCTGGGCACGTTCGTTTCAACATTCCTCTACTGCCTGCTGGTGCTCCGGACCGTCAGGGAAGGGCGCGACGGCGAATTCGTGCCGCAGATCGCGGTGACGGTGGCGGTGGGGTTGGCGATTCTGAGCATCGCGGTGCTGATCTACTTCATCCACCACGCCTCGATGTCGCTGCAGTCGACCAGCGTGGTGCTGGCGGTGAGCCGGGACGCGGACCAGGTGATCGAACGGGTGTACCCGAAGGAGCTTTCGCCGCAGGAACGGGAACAGGATCAGCAACCGACCGACGGTGAGGCGGAGTCGACGCAGGCCGAATCGTCATCGGTGCGGGCCAACGTCAGCGGCTATCTGCAGGTGGTGGACGAGAGTTCGCTGATCGGATTGGCTCAGGAGCGGGACCTGGTGGTCACGCTGTCGCATCGGCCGGGGGATTTCGTGGTGCGTGACGCCGAAGTGGCGAAGGTCTGGCCCGCCGACCGGCTGGACCAGGAGGTTGAAGACGCGGTGCGTGACGCCCTGGTCATCGGCAAACATCGGACCTCGGCGCGGGATATCGCGTTCGTCATCAGCCAGTTTTCGGAGGTGGCGGTGCGTTCGCTGTCGTCATCGATCAACGATCCGTACACGGCGACGGAGTGCGTGGACCGGCTGGGGGCGGCGCTGTCGAAACTGGCCGGCCGTTCGATGCCTCAGCGATACTCCCACGACGAGCGGGGCAGGCTCCGGCTGATTCACAAGCCCAACACCTTCATGACGATCGCCAACGAGACGATCGGAGATATCCGGCCGCATTGCCGTCACTCCAAGATGGTGACGCTGCGGCTGCTGGAGATGATCGAGGAGGTCGCCCGGCATGTCCACCGAAACGAGGACTGCGACGTGCTGCGGCGGCAGGCGGTGATGATCGAGCGCGGCAGCCGTGAAGGAATTGAAGAGGAGTGGGACCGCCAGGAGGTCCGCGAGCGCTATGACCGGGCGATGCAATCGCTG